One stretch of Myxococcales bacterium DNA includes these proteins:
- the bioB gene encoding biotin synthase BioB codes for MTDPYSSLAELGLAGAAPSAEQARWIVEGEDVSLLPLLEAAFKIREKHFGREVMIHVLNNVQNGLCPEDCGYCSQNKDSEVAIRKYAMKSDEEIFDEAEKAARAGASRYCMVLSGRGPTIERTRRLAGLIRKIKQRYPVEVCLSVGLLGDEHAKILADAGLDRLNHNLNTSEARYGKICTTHTYADRVATLEAARNNGIGTCSGLIVGMGEDAEELVEVAFKLRELEVPSIPVNFLIPMEGNRVKQDGSLNPTHCLRVLCLMRFVNPTAEIRIAGGREGNLRSMQPLGLYPANSLFVEGYLTTRGDAARETYQMIADAGFTVSGNSDYDGPLPDTSEFRLPGPLGDLLKPEISARSQVAGHRE; via the coding sequence TTGACCGATCCCTACTCCTCTCTCGCCGAACTCGGACTCGCGGGCGCGGCCCCGAGCGCCGAACAGGCCCGCTGGATTGTCGAGGGCGAAGACGTTTCGCTGCTCCCGCTACTCGAAGCGGCCTTCAAGATCCGCGAAAAACATTTTGGCCGCGAGGTCATGATTCACGTGCTGAACAACGTTCAGAACGGCCTGTGCCCCGAAGATTGTGGCTATTGCTCGCAGAACAAAGACAGCGAGGTCGCGATCCGCAAATACGCGATGAAGAGCGACGAGGAAATTTTCGACGAAGCAGAAAAGGCCGCCAGGGCCGGGGCGTCGCGCTACTGCATGGTGCTCTCGGGCCGGGGTCCGACGATCGAGCGCACCAGGAGACTCGCCGGCTTGATTCGCAAGATCAAGCAACGGTATCCCGTCGAGGTGTGCCTTTCTGTGGGACTACTCGGAGACGAGCACGCAAAGATTCTGGCCGACGCCGGACTCGACCGCCTCAACCACAATCTGAACACCAGCGAAGCGCGCTACGGCAAGATCTGCACGACCCACACCTATGCGGACCGAGTCGCGACCCTCGAAGCGGCGCGCAACAACGGCATTGGAACCTGCAGCGGGTTGATCGTGGGCATGGGAGAGGATGCCGAAGAACTGGTCGAGGTCGCGTTCAAGTTGCGCGAACTCGAAGTCCCATCGATCCCGGTCAATTTTTTGATTCCCATGGAGGGCAACCGGGTCAAGCAAGACGGATCTCTGAATCCAACGCATTGTCTGCGGGTGTTGTGCTTGATGCGATTCGTAAACCCCACCGCAGAGATTCGGATTGCCGGCGGGCGCGAGGGGAACCTGCGGAGCATGCAGCCCCTGGGCCTGTATCCCGCCAATTCCCTTTTCGTCGAGGGTTACCTGACGACCCGTGGCGATGCCGCGCGTGAGACGTATCAGATGATCGCCGATGCGGGGTTCACGGTATCGGGCAATTCGGACTACGACGGTCCGCTGCCCGACACCAGCGAGTTCAGACTTCCAGGGCCGTTGGGCGATCTGCTCAAACCCGAAATCAGTGCACGGTCCCAGGTCGCAGGTCATAGGGAATAG
- the nagA gene encoding N-acetylglucosamine-6-phosphate deacetylase, with product MNPKFLHNLVILDPEVATSRRGGVLVENGKIAAVFGEQDPAPESAERVNLEGFALAPGLLDLHFHGELIFAAPAEVPAALERTAEALLGMGTTGFLATTVAWNDARIEQWVTQSRDFMTQTRQSGAQLLGVHLEGPWINPAAAGAQPGESIRPFDPKKDDLFLDSARDVLKMVTFAPECHGGLELLAALRGREIVASLGHSLASQNVLDACVKSEMTHVTHLFNAMGPIHHREPGLAGWALAEDRVSCDLICDGVHVHPAMVRTACRAKGEQLMLITDRIQPPAAADLDSVSFGSGPVHDDGDAIRLADGGLAGSNLSLDRAVRNVQAYGAMNRIEAIAAATLRPARLLGIESQRGTLRPGARADFAIFDAEDNVHETWIAGERVFARN from the coding sequence GTGAATCCAAAATTCCTCCACAATCTCGTGATTCTTGACCCCGAAGTTGCGACTTCGCGAAGGGGTGGGGTTCTGGTCGAAAACGGGAAAATTGCCGCCGTGTTTGGGGAGCAGGACCCGGCGCCCGAATCCGCTGAACGGGTCAATTTAGAGGGTTTCGCGCTGGCCCCGGGCCTGCTGGACCTTCATTTCCATGGCGAGTTGATCTTTGCCGCGCCCGCTGAAGTGCCGGCCGCGCTGGAGCGGACCGCCGAAGCGCTGCTGGGGATGGGAACAACCGGCTTCCTGGCGACTACGGTGGCCTGGAATGACGCGCGGATCGAGCAATGGGTAACGCAAAGTCGAGACTTTATGACGCAAACGCGTCAATCCGGTGCGCAGCTCCTGGGGGTCCATCTCGAAGGGCCTTGGATCAACCCAGCGGCCGCGGGAGCTCAGCCGGGAGAGTCGATCCGGCCGTTTGACCCCAAAAAAGACGATTTATTCCTGGATTCTGCTCGAGATGTCCTGAAAATGGTGACATTTGCGCCCGAATGTCATGGCGGCCTGGAACTGCTCGCTGCCTTGAGGGGCCGAGAAATCGTCGCCTCGTTGGGCCATAGCCTCGCTAGCCAAAATGTCCTTGACGCATGCGTCAAAAGCGAGATGACGCACGTAACCCACCTCTTCAACGCGATGGGGCCCATCCATCACCGCGAGCCAGGGCTGGCGGGTTGGGCCTTGGCGGAGGACCGGGTCAGCTGCGACCTCATTTGCGACGGGGTCCACGTCCACCCCGCCATGGTCCGCACGGCCTGTCGGGCAAAGGGCGAGCAACTCATGCTCATCACCGACCGGATTCAACCGCCCGCGGCTGCTGATTTGGACTCGGTCTCGTTCGGTTCGGGCCCAGTCCACGACGACGGCGATGCAATTCGCCTGGCCGACGGCGGACTCGCGGGCAGCAACCTCAGTCTCGATCGCGCAGTGCGGAACGTCCAGGCGTACGGCGCAATGAATCGCATCGAAGCAATTGCCGCCGCAACCCTGCGCCCGGCACGGCTACTTGGAATCGAATCCCAACGCGGAACCCTGCGCCCGGGAGCGCGAGCAGACTTCGCAATCTTCGACGCCGAAGACAATGTCCACGAAACCTGGATTGCAGGCGAACGAGTCTTCGCGCGCAACTGA
- the bioF gene encoding 8-amino-7-oxononanoate synthase — protein sequence MLREIAQQTLSAIRRRGTYRELRRLSGPHGTRVRMDEREVLLFAGSNYLDLSHHPQVVEAASQAAREWGCAAGGSRLISGNLEIHEAFEEEIAKFTGCEAALLFNSGYAANLGIIPALMGQGDIVVSDSLNHASIIDGVRLSQAEARVIPHADCAALDKTLSEVCDGERRVLLALDGVFSMDGDIAPLATMVEIAHRHDAMVLLDDAHGTGTLGEGGRGSGEHCGVLADVDIQIGNLAKGIGSFGAYVAGARDLRDLLINVARSFIFTCALPPPQVAAARAALELVRDEPWRRWQLQCNASRLRERLGDAGISTAPSCTHIVPVILGDNDRTMQVCEALLARGYYVQGIRHPSVPRGSARLRITPMATHSFDEIDALADCLVEVIGQHPASTFPATSPAPEN from the coding sequence GTGCTCCGCGAAATTGCACAACAGACTCTTTCGGCGATTCGCCGTCGCGGTACGTATCGCGAACTGCGCAGGCTTTCGGGGCCTCACGGCACTCGTGTTCGCATGGACGAGCGCGAGGTGCTGTTGTTTGCCGGCAGCAACTACCTCGACCTGAGTCATCACCCCCAGGTGGTAGAAGCCGCGTCACAGGCAGCGCGCGAATGGGGCTGCGCGGCGGGGGGGTCGAGGCTGATCTCCGGCAACCTCGAAATCCACGAAGCCTTCGAAGAAGAGATCGCCAAATTCACGGGCTGCGAAGCGGCCCTGCTGTTCAACTCCGGCTACGCGGCCAATCTCGGCATCATTCCCGCACTCATGGGACAGGGCGATATTGTGGTTTCCGATTCTCTCAACCACGCTTCGATCATCGATGGTGTGCGGCTGTCGCAAGCCGAAGCCAGGGTCATCCCCCACGCTGACTGCGCGGCGCTCGACAAGACCCTGAGTGAAGTCTGCGACGGCGAGAGGCGGGTACTGCTCGCACTCGATGGCGTCTTCAGCATGGACGGCGACATCGCGCCGCTTGCGACCATGGTCGAGATCGCCCACCGCCACGACGCGATGGTGTTGTTGGACGACGCCCATGGAACTGGGACCCTGGGCGAGGGTGGGCGAGGCAGCGGCGAGCATTGCGGCGTGTTGGCGGATGTCGACATCCAGATTGGAAATCTCGCCAAGGGCATCGGATCCTTTGGCGCGTATGTCGCGGGCGCGCGGGATTTGCGGGATCTGCTGATCAACGTCGCACGAAGCTTCATCTTTACCTGTGCTTTGCCGCCGCCCCAGGTGGCCGCGGCCCGGGCCGCGCTCGAACTCGTGCGCGATGAACCATGGCGGCGCTGGCAGCTGCAGTGCAATGCCTCACGACTGCGCGAGCGACTGGGCGACGCGGGGATTTCGACCGCACCGTCGTGCACGCATATCGTTCCGGTGATTCTCGGCGACAACGACCGCACGATGCAGGTCTGCGAAGCATTGCTCGCCCGGGGCTATTACGTGCAGGGAATCCGACATCCTTCGGTGCCCCGCGGCAGCGCGCGCTTGCGCATTACGCCGATGGCCACGCACTCGTTCGATGAGATCGATGCGCTTGCGGATTGTCTGGTCGAAGTCATCGGCCAGCACCCCGCGTCTACCTTCCCCGCTACATCCCCGGCCCCCGAGAACTGA
- the atpC gene encoding ATP synthase F1 subunit epsilon, with protein sequence MSLDLIIVTPEGEAYSGTVDQVVLPGSEGEFGVLEQHERTLAPLHHGAIEIKLASGSEWAAVSNGFADVSSERVVVLADYCVMAGAIDKAQVQESLNEAQAELAALAEGEENESRRETLNEIVRKGEVQLEVVDK encoded by the coding sequence TTGTCCCTCGATCTCATCATCGTGACGCCCGAAGGAGAGGCGTACTCGGGCACGGTCGACCAGGTGGTGTTGCCCGGCTCTGAAGGCGAGTTTGGCGTGCTCGAACAACACGAGCGCACATTGGCGCCGCTGCACCACGGTGCGATCGAGATCAAGCTCGCGTCGGGCAGCGAGTGGGCTGCGGTTTCGAACGGCTTCGCGGACGTCAGTTCGGAACGGGTGGTGGTGCTGGCAGATTATTGTGTCATGGCGGGCGCAATCGACAAAGCCCAGGTACAAGAATCTCTGAACGAAGCCCAGGCGGAGCTGGCTGCACTGGCCGAGGGTGAAGAGAACGAGTCCCGACGCGAGACCCTGAACGAGATCGTCCGCAAAGGCGAAGTACAGCTCGAGGTCGTGGACAAGTAG
- the atpD gene encoding F0F1 ATP synthase subunit beta, with product MQTGRIVQVMGPVVDVEFPPGDIPEINTALRTTNAAIDDRSDNLVLEVALHLGENTIRAIAMDTTDGLRRGQDVSDTGAPIMVPVGPGTLGRIMNVIGEPVDDRGPIEAAMYLPIHRPAPEFVEQSTAVEILETGIKVVDLIAPYPKGGKVGLFGGAGVGKTVVILELINNIAKNHGGYSVFGGVGERTREGNDLWHEMEDAKLADGTTVLDKAALIFGQMNEPPGARARVGLSALTTAEYFRDEEGQDVLLFIDNIFRFTQAGSEVSALLGRIPSAVGYQPTLATDMGELQERITSTKKGSITSVQAIYVPADDLTDPAPATAFTHLDATTVLSRAISELGIYPAVDPLDSTSRILDPQVIGEEHYNAAREVQATLQKYKELQDIIAILGMDELSEDDRLVVNRARKVQRFFSQPFNVAEQFTGIDGEYVPIEETVRGFREILEGKHDDIPEQAFFMCGSIDGVLKKAKEL from the coding sequence ATGCAAACCGGAAGAATCGTGCAGGTCATGGGACCGGTGGTGGATGTCGAATTCCCCCCCGGTGACATCCCGGAGATCAACACGGCGCTGCGCACCACCAACGCAGCGATCGATGATCGAAGCGACAACCTCGTGCTCGAGGTTGCGCTCCATCTCGGTGAGAATACGATCCGTGCCATCGCGATGGACACAACCGACGGGTTGCGGCGGGGACAGGACGTAAGCGACACCGGAGCCCCGATCATGGTCCCGGTCGGTCCCGGAACACTGGGGCGGATCATGAACGTGATCGGTGAACCGGTGGACGACCGTGGCCCGATCGAAGCCGCCATGTATCTCCCCATCCACCGACCGGCCCCGGAGTTTGTCGAGCAGTCGACGGCGGTCGAAATTCTGGAGACCGGTATCAAGGTTGTGGATCTGATCGCCCCCTACCCCAAGGGTGGCAAGGTCGGGTTGTTCGGAGGCGCCGGGGTGGGCAAGACCGTCGTGATCCTCGAACTCATCAACAACATTGCCAAGAACCACGGCGGCTACTCGGTCTTTGGCGGCGTGGGCGAGCGAACCCGCGAGGGCAACGACCTGTGGCACGAGATGGAGGACGCCAAGCTCGCCGACGGCACCACCGTGCTCGACAAGGCCGCCCTGATCTTCGGCCAGATGAACGAGCCCCCGGGAGCACGCGCGCGAGTCGGTCTATCGGCCCTGACCACCGCCGAGTACTTCCGCGACGAAGAAGGCCAGGACGTGCTGCTCTTCATCGACAACATTTTTCGCTTTACCCAGGCGGGCTCCGAAGTGTCGGCGCTGCTCGGGCGCATCCCTTCGGCGGTGGGCTACCAGCCGACGCTCGCAACCGACATGGGCGAGTTGCAGGAGCGCATCACCTCCACCAAGAAGGGCTCGATCACCTCGGTGCAGGCCATTTACGTACCCGCGGACGATCTCACCGACCCCGCGCCCGCAACGGCCTTTACTCATCTCGATGCCACTACGGTGTTGAGCCGGGCCATTTCTGAACTCGGCATCTACCCGGCGGTCGATCCGCTGGATTCGACCAGCCGAATTCTCGATCCACAGGTGATCGGGGAAGAGCACTACAACGCGGCGCGCGAGGTCCAAGCTACGCTTCAGAAGTACAAGGAGCTGCAGGACATCATTGCAATTCTCGGCATGGACGAACTCTCCGAGGACGACCGCTTGGTGGTCAATCGCGCGCGCAAGGTACAGCGATTCTTTTCGCAGCCCTTCAACGTTGCCGAACAGTTCACGGGTATCGATGGCGAGTACGTGCCGATCGAAGAGACGGTCCGAGGCTTCCGCGAAATCCTCGAGGGCAAGCATGACGACATCCCCGAGCAGGCGTTCTTCATGTGCGGCAGCATCGACGGCGTGCTCAAGAAGGCAAAGGAGCTCTAG
- the atpG gene encoding ATP synthase F1 subunit gamma translates to MPSLKDIKRRITSVKNTQKITSAMKMVAAAKLRRAQEAIENARPYAERMRATLEEVAGGMGTVEHPLFEARETVRSLELIIVTSDRGLAGAFNNAVIKFAEGILREREAGLSKVSLTLLGKKVGDYYRRRRADEIREAKPVGKSISYADAAEVARGAARRFEAGEVDEVVLIYSEFITTMTQTPRSVQLLPFKAPEEAVEEEGAAKSPYEIEPNAESLLAVLVPKAVEVEVFRALLESQAGEHAARMAAMESATQNTQELIEKLTLQYNRARQAAITSELVEIVTGAQALE, encoded by the coding sequence GTGCCAAGCTTGAAGGACATCAAGCGCCGGATCACGAGCGTAAAAAATACGCAAAAGATCACGAGCGCAATGAAGATGGTCGCTGCCGCCAAGCTGCGCCGGGCACAAGAGGCGATCGAGAACGCGCGCCCTTATGCGGAGCGCATGCGCGCGACCCTTGAAGAGGTCGCGGGGGGCATGGGGACGGTTGAACACCCACTGTTCGAAGCACGAGAAACGGTTCGCTCACTGGAGTTGATCATCGTCACCTCGGACCGCGGTCTCGCCGGTGCGTTCAACAACGCAGTGATCAAGTTTGCCGAAGGGATCTTGCGGGAACGCGAAGCGGGCCTTTCAAAAGTTTCCTTGACCCTGCTGGGCAAGAAAGTCGGCGACTACTATCGCCGGCGCCGCGCCGATGAAATTCGCGAGGCAAAGCCCGTCGGCAAATCCATCTCATACGCCGATGCGGCCGAAGTGGCTCGAGGGGCTGCTCGACGTTTTGAAGCTGGCGAGGTGGACGAGGTTGTCCTCATCTACAGCGAGTTCATCACCACCATGACCCAGACTCCACGCAGCGTTCAGTTGCTTCCCTTTAAAGCCCCGGAAGAAGCGGTAGAGGAAGAAGGCGCGGCCAAGAGCCCCTACGAGATTGAGCCCAACGCCGAGAGTCTGCTCGCGGTGTTGGTGCCCAAGGCCGTCGAAGTCGAAGTGTTCCGTGCCCTGCTGGAAAGTCAGGCGGGTGAACACGCCGCGCGCATGGCCGCGATGGAAAGCGCAACGCAGAACACGCAAGAATTGATAGAAAAGCTCACGCTGCAGTACAACCGCGCACGCCAGGCGGCCATTACCAGCGAGCTGGTCGAGATCGTTACGGGCGCTCAAGCGCTCGAGTAG
- the bioD gene encoding dethiobiotin synthase, which yields MRRLGFFVTGTDTGVGKTVAACALVRGLRERGIDVGVMKPIETGVGVAGPLDALALRDAAGVGDGIEEICPLQFAMPAAPNVAAAAEAREVDLELLAQSFAEIAGRHELMVVEGAGGLLVPTTSGSDMGDLAQQLDLAVIVVARMALGTINHTLLTLREVERRGLALAGVILCDADGSLSNSDRANLSHLRAELGPLLVGEIEHAAKGELPAKDVLAIDALTRALVD from the coding sequence ATGCGACGGCTCGGCTTCTTCGTCACGGGAACCGACACCGGCGTTGGCAAGACCGTCGCCGCGTGCGCACTCGTGCGCGGATTGCGCGAGCGCGGAATCGATGTCGGGGTCATGAAGCCGATCGAGACTGGGGTAGGGGTCGCGGGACCGTTGGACGCCCTGGCTCTGCGCGATGCTGCGGGGGTTGGGGATGGGATTGAAGAAATCTGTCCGCTGCAGTTCGCCATGCCGGCCGCTCCCAATGTTGCGGCAGCGGCTGAGGCACGCGAGGTGGATCTCGAACTGCTTGCGCAATCCTTCGCAGAGATTGCGGGCCGCCACGAACTGATGGTGGTCGAGGGCGCGGGGGGCTTGCTGGTCCCCACCACGTCCGGCAGCGACATGGGAGATCTCGCGCAGCAATTGGATCTAGCCGTGATCGTAGTGGCCCGGATGGCGCTCGGAACCATCAACCATACGTTGTTGACGTTGCGTGAGGTGGAACGCCGCGGCCTTGCGCTAGCGGGGGTGATTCTCTGCGACGCCGATGGATCGCTGTCGAATTCAGACCGTGCAAACCTCAGTCACCTGCGCGCAGAACTGGGTCCATTGTTGGTTGGAGAGATCGAACACGCGGCGAAGGGAGAGCTTCCGGCCAAGGACGTGCTGGCGATCGATGCGCTGACCCGGGCGCTGGTTGATTAG